A section of the Methanoculleus taiwanensis genome encodes:
- a CDS encoding type IV pilin N-terminal domain-containing protein, with the protein MKFKNDHGISGNIGVMLIVTVAVIGIAVVGVTVTSQDTPDEIPNVDIIIGCDQCNATHYNITLFHNGGDTISAGEFEIQAFNADGEEITVTSCSGSSDDVWSIGDTTTFVADDEPASIKIMYTTGSAAAMLKSLDLGMPGDEEELPSPDVFVDETGTSTPTPTPTPPAGQDEMLILYACEKSAGSVSGSFMFTVSGSGWLKTHGGGSPYSGALNEGEEITVRTSGNAQVNVVGTADQLTVFSVSGSQLYVDVDGVQRGGHLSSLLIDGYRDFSSALTLSSQGHGNSYTMMYVGGDQVLACSNDPPVILTNIRPADSGLFFIDTHQGNGQEAVFMGTAEKYSIDGDETIL; encoded by the coding sequence ATGAAATTTAAGAACGACCATGGGATCTCCGGGAATATCGGTGTTATGCTGATCGTCACCGTCGCGGTGATAGGCATCGCCGTCGTCGGAGTGACGGTAACATCCCAGGATACACCTGATGAGATACCGAACGTCGACATCATCATCGGGTGCGACCAGTGCAATGCCACGCACTACAACATCACCCTGTTTCACAACGGCGGGGACACAATTTCTGCAGGCGAATTCGAGATCCAGGCTTTCAATGCAGACGGGGAAGAGATAACTGTGACCAGTTGTTCGGGATCGTCCGACGACGTCTGGTCGATCGGCGATACGACCACCTTCGTTGCCGACGACGAACCGGCCTCCATCAAGATCATGTACACCACAGGATCGGCAGCCGCCATGCTCAAGTCCCTTGACCTCGGCATGCCCGGTGACGAGGAGGAACTCCCGTCACCGGATGTGTTCGTGGATGAAACCGGTACATCCACACCGACGCCGACGCCGACACCGCCAGCAGGTCAGGATGAAATGTTGATTCTCTATGCCTGCGAGAAGTCGGCCGGATCGGTTAGCGGATCATTTATGTTTACTGTTAGTGGTTCTGGCTGGCTGAAAACACACGGCGGCGGATCGCCATATAGCGGCGCACTGAATGAAGGCGAGGAGATAACAGTCAGAACGAGCGGCAATGCACAGGTGAATGTTGTCGGGACAGCTGATCAGCTCACAGTGTTCAGCGTATCGGGCAGCCAACTCTATGTCGATGTGGATGGTGTGCAGCGGGGCGGTCATCTTTCAAGCCTTCTAATCGACGGATACAGGGACTTTTCATCGGCACTTACTTTAAGTTCACAGGGTCATGGAAACTCCTACACAATGATGTATGTCGGCGGAGACCAGGTACTAGCCTGTTCAAACGATCCGCCTGTGATCCTCACCAATATCAGACCGGCAGATAGCGGCTTATTTTTCATTGACACCCACCAGGGGAACGGACAAGAGGCCGTATTCATGGGTACAGCAGAGAAATACTCCATAGACGGAGACGAAACAATCCTATAA
- the uppS gene encoding polyprenyl diphosphate synthase — protein sequence MEALYERLLRLQIRYVPRHIAVIQDGNRRFAKTHGMQNAEGHKLGADTTEKVLDWASELGIKYITLYAFSTENFRRETDELDALFSLFKEKFRAVMADERVHRNKIRVQMIGDRSLLPADLLQTVKEAEETTREYTGYYVNIALAYGGRNEIVHAARSILREVKDGLLTAGDIDADLVEGHLNRGMHIPPVDLIVRTGNDCRTSNFLPWLANGHESAVYFCAPYWPSFRKIDLLRAMRVYDQRMRLKERLQNRNAE from the coding sequence ATGGAGGCGCTGTACGAGCGTCTCCTGCGGCTGCAGATCAGGTACGTGCCCCGGCACATCGCGGTGATCCAGGACGGGAACCGCCGGTTCGCGAAGACCCACGGTATGCAGAACGCCGAAGGGCACAAGCTCGGTGCCGACACCACCGAGAAGGTCCTCGACTGGGCGTCGGAGCTCGGGATCAAGTACATCACGCTCTACGCCTTCTCGACCGAGAACTTCCGGCGTGAGACGGACGAACTCGACGCCCTCTTCTCGCTCTTCAAGGAGAAGTTCCGTGCCGTCATGGCCGACGAGCGGGTTCACCGGAACAAGATCCGGGTGCAGATGATCGGCGACCGCTCCCTCCTCCCGGCCGATCTCCTGCAGACGGTAAAAGAGGCCGAGGAGACCACCCGGGAGTATACCGGCTACTATGTAAATATTGCCCTTGCGTACGGCGGCAGGAACGAGATCGTCCACGCCGCCCGCTCGATCCTCCGGGAGGTGAAGGACGGCCTCCTGACGGCGGGGGATATCGACGCGGATCTCGTGGAAGGGCATCTCAACCGCGGAATGCACATCCCTCCCGTCGACCTGATCGTCCGGACCGGGAACGACTGCCGGACCTCGAACTTCCTGCCGTGGCTCGCGAACGGGCACGAGTCCGCGGTCTACTTCTGCGCACCCTACTGGCCGTCGTTTAGGAAGATCGATCTCCTGCGGGCGATGCGGGTCTACGACCAGAGGATGCGGCTAAAGGAACGGTTACAGAACCGGAACGCCGAATAA
- a CDS encoding radical SAM protein, with product MPMGEVPRLAREVDGVMLSSGCVLCHEGAKLVLFVTGRCRRTCWYCPLSRERKGKDAAYANDRRIESPEDILAEAEIMSALGTGVTGGEPLLVLDRVIEYCRLLKQTYGPEHQIHMYTGIAPDEETLRRLSGLVDEIRLHPPQEDWPTITESEWAASARKARELGFEIGIEVPALPGLEHLEAILPLLDFLNINELEWGDTCAAAMRERGYETEDGLHNAVSGCRSWSETLAKNLKVHWCSSSFKDSVQLRERLKRIAGNTARPFDEITDDGTIVYGVLESAQLPGDFLPLLEEEGYERLGDRIETAWWLLVEHAADLPGKKEIVERYPNGGMIVEVTPV from the coding sequence ATGCCTATGGGAGAGGTTCCGCGGCTTGCCCGCGAGGTGGACGGGGTGATGCTTTCGAGCGGATGCGTCCTCTGCCACGAGGGTGCGAAACTGGTGCTCTTCGTGACGGGACGCTGCCGCCGCACCTGCTGGTACTGTCCGCTCTCCCGCGAGCGGAAGGGCAAAGACGCCGCCTATGCGAACGACCGGCGCATCGAGAGCCCGGAGGATATCCTCGCCGAGGCGGAGATCATGAGCGCGCTCGGCACCGGGGTTACGGGTGGAGAACCGCTGCTCGTCCTCGACAGGGTGATCGAGTACTGCCGGCTCCTGAAACAGACCTATGGGCCGGAGCACCAGATCCACATGTACACCGGGATAGCGCCCGATGAAGAGACGCTCCGGCGGCTCAGCGGGCTTGTCGACGAGATCCGCCTCCACCCGCCGCAGGAGGACTGGCCGACGATCACCGAGAGCGAGTGGGCGGCATCCGCACGGAAGGCGCGGGAGCTGGGCTTTGAGATCGGGATCGAGGTGCCGGCGCTCCCCGGGCTCGAGCACCTCGAAGCAATCCTGCCGCTCCTTGACTTCCTGAACATCAACGAACTCGAGTGGGGGGATACCTGCGCCGCCGCGATGCGCGAGCGGGGGTATGAAACCGAGGACGGCCTCCACAACGCAGTCTCGGGCTGCCGCTCCTGGTCGGAGACGCTCGCGAAGAATCTGAAGGTGCACTGGTGCTCCTCGTCGTTTAAGGACTCGGTGCAGCTACGGGAACGATTAAAACGTATTGCTGGCAATACTGCCCGACCGTTCGACGAGATCACCGACGACGGGACGATCGTCTACGGCGTGCTGGAATCCGCCCAGCTACCGGGCGACTTCCTCCCGCTTCTCGAGGAGGAAGGCTACGAGCGTCTCGGCGACCGGATCGAGACGGCATGGTGGCTGCTCGTCGAACACGCGGCCGATCTTCCCGGAAAGAAGGAGATCGTCGAACGCTACCCGAACGGAGGAATGATTGTGGAGGTGACCCCGGTCTGA
- a CDS encoding undecaprenyl diphosphate synthase family protein produces the protein MIYWLYEKILQRNLSSLPGRVCFMITEEDLVGAPENLYTITEWCIELGIEHVMFHISTENPERLIGHLPGIRSIGGIARLTIHYGEQEEVTGSGIDVTVAIGKSGREEITNCIRKMAESGVNPEDVDEELIESCLTFPYEPDLVIKTGGDHLTDFLIWQSVYSELFFLDVNWALLRKVDFLRALRDYQSRARRFGT, from the coding sequence GTGATCTACTGGCTGTATGAGAAGATCCTTCAGAGGAACCTCTCCTCCCTCCCCGGACGGGTCTGCTTCATGATTACCGAAGAGGATCTTGTCGGGGCGCCGGAGAACCTGTATACGATAACCGAATGGTGCATCGAACTCGGTATCGAACATGTCATGTTCCATATCAGCACGGAGAACCCGGAACGGCTCATCGGGCACCTCCCCGGGATTCGTTCTATCGGTGGGATAGCCCGCCTGACCATACACTACGGCGAACAGGAGGAGGTTACCGGCAGCGGAATCGATGTGACGGTGGCGATCGGAAAGAGCGGCCGGGAGGAGATCACGAACTGCATCCGGAAGATGGCGGAGAGCGGGGTGAATCCCGAGGATGTCGACGAGGAACTGATCGAGTCGTGCCTCACCTTTCCGTACGAGCCCGATCTCGTTATCAAGACCGGCGGCGACCACCTGACCGATTTTCTCATCTGGCAGTCGGTCTACTCGGAACTCTTCTTCCTCGACGTCAACTGGGCGCTGCTTCGAAAAGTCGACTTTTTGCGGGCGTTGCGCGACTATCAGTCACGAGCCCGCCGTTTCGGAACGTAA
- a CDS encoding DUF7289 family protein: MPPAHRDDGLSEVVGFVLILGVIVLALSLYQLYGVPAIGRENEILHMNAVKDRFIDYKIALDSLWTNNQTGVTLSTSFDLSTEGGYTQGGGMIFPVLAPIPSSGAINVNRRGTENITIEYDGTTVAGFPKEMGAVQFASANNYWIEQTYYYQLGALFLAQDGGATVRLSPPISCYKTTNDDITVEIVALQMYGYQETAGKGVARLDTRLKNGLQTVTPTTGNAHNVTIKVSADDATAREVWDRQGTAELWEHAFSDAAARGYLPSTNYTISSDDDWASIAILNPTTRYVNLKVTTASYSAILQEITTA, translated from the coding sequence ATGCCGCCCGCCCACCGTGACGACGGTCTCTCGGAAGTTGTCGGATTCGTGCTGATACTGGGAGTCATTGTCCTTGCTCTCTCACTCTACCAGCTCTACGGCGTGCCGGCGATCGGGCGCGAGAACGAGATCCTCCATATGAACGCGGTGAAAGACCGGTTCATCGATTATAAGATCGCCCTCGATTCGCTCTGGACGAATAACCAGACCGGCGTGACTCTCAGCACCTCCTTCGACCTTTCCACCGAGGGTGGCTATACCCAGGGCGGCGGGATGATCTTCCCGGTGCTCGCACCGATTCCATCTTCGGGCGCTATTAACGTGAACCGTCGTGGAACAGAGAATATTACAATAGAATATGACGGCACGACGGTCGCCGGTTTCCCAAAAGAGATGGGAGCCGTTCAGTTTGCGTCTGCCAATAACTACTGGATAGAGCAGACCTATTACTACCAGCTGGGCGCCCTCTTCCTCGCCCAGGACGGAGGGGCGACAGTCCGGCTCTCGCCGCCAATTTCCTGCTATAAAACCACCAATGACGACATAACCGTCGAAATTGTGGCTCTTCAGATGTACGGCTACCAGGAGACTGCCGGTAAAGGAGTCGCCCGGCTCGACACCCGGCTAAAGAACGGCCTGCAGACCGTCACACCCACCACAGGGAATGCGCATAACGTCACCATCAAGGTCTCCGCAGATGACGCGACTGCCAGAGAGGTCTGGGACAGACAGGGGACAGCAGAGCTTTGGGAGCACGCCTTTTCCGATGCTGCGGCCCGCGGCTATCTCCCCAGCACCAATTACACCATCTCAAGTGACGATGATTGGGCAAGCATTGCGATTCTAAACCCAACAACGCGGTACGTGAACCTCAAGGTGACCACCGCATCATACAGCGCCATTCTACAGGAGATTACAACAGCATAG
- a CDS encoding PKD domain-containing protein, which yields MHRSPLTTRAVSEPLGAVILIGIIALGVALLALAMLSQPPPMIIPRLDAAITNESTALFIRHDGGDPLQWGTFMVRVDGVDRTGFCSIVGGDDGGVWHIGEVLFDPGTGETVPPDLVQIIYTGGRSPVLLVSQELDPDRQSPIPTFPTVPTTVPTTAAPTTATPTPTPGIPPAAAFTADTAGGTAPLTVRFTDRSTGSPTSWLWNFGDASGGSVQNPVHTYTAAGTYTVSLTAANGYGNDTVTKDGYVIVTPPKGYAEISLQKQSGKWHIADGTYLQFRVTDAWGSIIVDGRRYSPWPGETVRMAIVGDQQGWITISPTAIETFEFDDVALSIAGEQVAEGRIRWTGADIIGYTDVESTLTLVVDGKSAETLLNVDGRTIIDGVNRSAITVKGLIPGGSGMLQLNPDSRPTGSVELIGGAASWELR from the coding sequence ATGCACAGATCACCGCTTACCACCCGCGCCGTCTCCGAACCCCTCGGCGCCGTCATCCTCATCGGCATCATCGCCCTCGGAGTAGCGCTCCTCGCTCTTGCCATGCTCTCGCAGCCGCCGCCGATGATCATCCCGCGGCTTGACGCGGCCATCACCAATGAGAGCACGGCGCTCTTTATCAGGCATGACGGCGGCGACCCGCTCCAGTGGGGGACGTTTATGGTCAGGGTTGACGGCGTCGATCGGACCGGATTCTGTTCGATCGTCGGCGGCGATGATGGCGGGGTCTGGCATATCGGAGAGGTCCTCTTCGACCCCGGCACCGGGGAGACCGTCCCGCCCGATCTCGTCCAGATCATCTACACCGGTGGACGGTCACCGGTACTGCTGGTCTCCCAGGAGCTCGACCCTGACCGGCAGTCGCCCATACCCACCTTCCCGACCGTACCCACAACGGTACCGACCACCGCTGCTCCGACCACGGCAACACCGACGCCGACGCCCGGCATACCCCCGGCGGCAGCCTTCACCGCAGATACAGCGGGCGGAACAGCACCGCTCACCGTCCGGTTCACCGACCGTTCGACAGGCAGTCCAACGTCGTGGCTCTGGAACTTCGGCGACGCATCCGGCGGCTCCGTGCAGAACCCGGTGCACACCTATACCGCCGCCGGCACCTATACCGTCTCGCTCACCGCCGCGAACGGCTACGGAAACGATACCGTAACAAAGGACGGTTATGTTATCGTTACACCACCGAAGGGCTACGCCGAGATCTCCCTCCAAAAGCAGTCCGGGAAGTGGCATATTGCAGACGGGACTTACCTCCAGTTCCGGGTCACCGACGCCTGGGGGTCGATCATCGTCGACGGGAGGCGCTACAGCCCCTGGCCGGGTGAAACCGTCAGGATGGCGATCGTGGGCGACCAGCAGGGCTGGATCACTATCTCCCCGACGGCGATCGAGACCTTCGAGTTCGACGACGTCGCCCTCTCCATAGCAGGAGAACAGGTCGCCGAAGGGCGCATCCGGTGGACGGGGGCCGATATCATCGGCTATACGGATGTCGAGTCCACGCTCACCCTCGTCGTCGACGGGAAGAGTGCAGAGACCCTGCTCAACGTCGACGGCAGGACGATCATCGACGGGGTCAACCGATCGGCGATCACCGTCAAGGGTCTGATCCCCGGCGGCTCCGGAATGCTACAGCTAAACCCGGACAGCCGCCCAACAGGGAGCGTTGAGCTGATCGGCGGAGCGGCATCCTGGGAGCTCCGGTAA
- the polX gene encoding DNA polymerase/3'-5' exonuclease PolX, which yields MERSDPQQVTNRQVAGVLTFMGQLLEISGDDPFKIRPYYRAAQEVERQSEPVAGRGEEELVALRGIGRQIARKIGEIEETGTFRELDELRAEIPDSLIELLALDSVGPKTINLLWKKLGILSVGDLDKAARNHRIRAVKGFGAKKEENILRAIDRFQQKNGRMTRAEADAIVNAATGVLLPGTFTVAGSYRRGLSTVGDIDIVTLEERDAVRPRLTAVADEVIDDGSRKTSLRIGGRRVDIRYATPEIYGAMLMYLTGSKAFNIRIRAVANSGGYTLNEYGLEERSSGRLQTFADEEGLFRELKMDYVPPELREDRGEVELALAGALPSLVDLPDVRGDLHSHTRWSDGRQTLEEIAVRGDELGYEYILITDHSSSLGVARGLDTDALQRQQSEIEHTNRRHTCTLLSGVEVDIKSDGALGLPGKMLADLDLVIASVHSGFQQEEDQITRRILSAVENEHVDIVGHPTGRLLGRRPPYAVDLARVIERAAEVGTALEINASPHRLDLDDIYIRQAKEKGVKLTIGTDSHRTSEFSNMRYGITLARRGWCTAPDILNTSTLAGLLEW from the coding sequence ATGGAGCGCTCTGATCCGCAGCAGGTCACGAACAGGCAGGTCGCCGGAGTGCTCACCTTCATGGGTCAGCTCCTCGAGATCTCCGGGGACGACCCGTTCAAGATCAGGCCGTATTACCGGGCGGCGCAGGAGGTCGAGCGGCAGAGCGAACCCGTGGCAGGCAGAGGCGAAGAAGAACTCGTCGCGCTCCGGGGTATCGGCCGCCAGATCGCCCGGAAGATAGGCGAGATCGAAGAGACCGGAACGTTTCGCGAACTCGACGAACTCCGGGCGGAGATACCGGATTCCCTCATCGAGCTCCTGGCGCTCGACAGCGTCGGCCCGAAGACCATCAATCTCCTCTGGAAGAAACTCGGGATTCTGAGCGTCGGCGACCTGGATAAAGCGGCCAGGAACCACCGGATTCGGGCGGTGAAGGGGTTCGGAGCGAAGAAAGAGGAGAATATACTCCGGGCGATCGACCGTTTCCAGCAGAAGAACGGCCGCATGACCAGAGCGGAGGCCGACGCGATCGTCAACGCCGCGACAGGCGTCCTTCTCCCGGGCACCTTCACCGTCGCCGGGAGTTATCGCCGCGGCCTTTCCACCGTCGGCGATATCGACATCGTGACGCTTGAAGAACGGGATGCCGTCAGACCCCGGCTTACGGCCGTCGCCGACGAGGTGATCGACGACGGCAGCAGAAAGACATCACTTCGCATCGGAGGCAGACGGGTGGATATCCGGTATGCCACTCCTGAGATATACGGGGCGATGCTCATGTACCTGACCGGATCCAAGGCTTTCAATATCAGGATACGGGCGGTTGCCAATTCGGGCGGATATACCCTGAACGAGTACGGTCTTGAGGAGAGGAGTTCGGGAAGACTGCAGACCTTCGCAGATGAAGAAGGACTCTTCCGGGAACTCAAGATGGATTACGTCCCCCCCGAGCTCCGCGAGGATAGAGGCGAGGTCGAGCTGGCTCTCGCAGGAGCACTTCCCTCCCTCGTCGATCTCCCGGATGTGCGGGGCGATCTGCACTCCCATACGAGATGGAGCGACGGGCGCCAGACGCTCGAGGAGATCGCGGTGCGGGGCGATGAACTCGGCTACGAGTATATCCTCATCACCGATCACTCGTCGAGCCTCGGCGTCGCCCGAGGGCTCGATACCGATGCCCTGCAACGGCAGCAGAGCGAGATCGAGCATACCAACCGGAGGCACACCTGCACACTCCTCTCCGGCGTCGAGGTCGATATCAAAAGCGACGGAGCCCTCGGCCTTCCCGGCAAGATGCTCGCCGATCTCGATCTCGTGATAGCCTCCGTCCACTCGGGTTTCCAGCAGGAGGAGGATCAGATCACCCGGCGTATCCTCTCGGCGGTCGAGAACGAGCATGTCGATATCGTCGGTCACCCGACCGGCAGGCTCCTTGGCCGACGGCCGCCTTACGCGGTCGACCTTGCGCGGGTGATCGAACGGGCGGCGGAGGTGGGGACGGCACTCGAGATAAACGCCTCCCCGCACCGGCTCGATCTGGATGATATTTATATCAGACAGGCCAAGGAAAAAGGAGTGAAACTGACAATAGGGACAGACAGCCACAGAACGTCAGAGTTTTCCAATATGCGCTACGGCATCACACTCGCACGGCGCGGATGGTGCACGGCTCCCGACATTCTCAATACCTCTACGCTTGCCGGGCTGCTGGAGTGGTGA
- a CDS encoding type IV pilin has translation MAQKFRDNAVSELIAVVLLLGVLVVGVGIIMVTITSQPLPDEVPNINVLIGNTSSTVLIKHNGGDPLQEGDFSVVVDGITLPNSAATITGGDGAWPCVVGETLQYPVATVPHRVAIMYTGGGGSVLLKSASLTGEIRTGGPDTPAGPGVTPPTGNITLSFDDQDELDAWVVDQFVEQLESNSIYLYQNVLSQSDVWGNNGFFNFTISKANSYLELTVNNIGETPDRISFSIGDTVSIKLANSEMRFFAIGNGGWHTFATDVSIYKNNVRMANSKGKVYSYIVGGRLYGFNEFDSSVDITTKSGPSNPLHTELYINNTPLINSTWTKPITLTNVQPAKPTLLILDISKNDPNYIVGIADTITGIT, from the coding sequence ATGGCTCAAAAATTCCGTGACAATGCAGTCTCAGAACTCATCGCCGTCGTCCTCCTGCTCGGCGTGCTGGTTGTCGGTGTCGGCATCATTATGGTCACGATAACCTCACAGCCGCTGCCCGACGAGGTGCCGAATATCAACGTCCTCATCGGAAATACCTCCTCGACCGTCCTGATCAAGCATAACGGCGGCGACCCGTTGCAAGAGGGGGACTTTTCAGTCGTCGTCGACGGCATCACTCTACCCAATAGCGCTGCGACGATCACCGGCGGCGACGGAGCGTGGCCGTGTGTTGTCGGGGAGACGCTGCAATATCCAGTGGCGACCGTTCCACATCGGGTCGCCATCATGTATACCGGCGGAGGCGGATCGGTGCTCCTGAAGTCGGCGTCACTGACCGGTGAGATCCGGACGGGAGGCCCTGATACCCCTGCAGGCCCGGGAGTGACGCCGCCGACGGGGAATATCACCCTGAGCTTTGACGACCAGGACGAACTCGACGCCTGGGTGGTAGACCAGTTCGTCGAGCAGCTTGAGAGCAACTCGATCTACCTGTATCAGAACGTCCTGAGCCAGAGCGACGTCTGGGGAAACAACGGTTTCTTCAACTTTACTATCTCGAAAGCGAATTCTTACCTGGAGCTGACCGTGAATAATATAGGGGAAACTCCGGACAGGATATCCTTCAGCATCGGCGATACGGTGAGCATCAAACTTGCCAACTCAGAGATGCGCTTCTTTGCCATCGGAAACGGAGGGTGGCATACCTTCGCGACCGACGTTTCAATCTATAAGAATAACGTCAGAATGGCAAATAGCAAAGGAAAGGTATACAGTTACATCGTCGGAGGGAGACTCTACGGGTTCAACGAGTTCGATTCATCCGTAGACATTACGACAAAGTCTGGGCCAAGCAATCCGCTCCATACCGAGCTCTACATCAACAACACGCCCCTGATAAACAGTACATGGACGAAGCCAATCACCCTCACCAACGTGCAGCCAGCAAAACCGACACTGCTGATACTGGATATCTCGAAGAACGATCCAAACTACATCGTCGGCATCGCAGACACGATAACGGGCATCACGTAG
- a CDS encoding type IV pilin: MLDAIQARLSEDENAVSELIGTILLISIMTLAVSIVALAIIPILSSDTSLPSVQVTAFNDTDILYIRHMGGDSIHENNLRILIDGIDHDDLDLTTNQIQGWAQSDGDGLWEPGETLSYDFPDLTTPATIIIVYDGDGGSYVLYSVTQDGTGIPPPGVTEATP; the protein is encoded by the coding sequence ATGCTCGATGCGATACAGGCAAGATTGTCCGAAGATGAAAATGCGGTATCAGAGCTGATAGGCACCATACTGCTCATCTCCATCATGACCCTCGCCGTATCCATCGTTGCACTTGCGATCATCCCCATCCTGTCTTCAGATACAAGTCTCCCCAGCGTGCAGGTGACGGCATTCAACGACACTGACATCCTGTATATCCGGCATATGGGTGGAGATTCAATACACGAAAATAATCTCCGCATCCTGATCGACGGCATTGATCACGACGATCTCGACCTGACCACCAATCAGATCCAGGGATGGGCTCAGTCCGATGGCGACGGATTATGGGAACCCGGGGAGACACTCTCCTATGACTTCCCGGATCTAACCACCCCTGCCACAATCATCATCGTCTATGACGGCGACGGAGGATCATACGTCCTCTACTCAGTCACTCAGGATGGAACAGGCATCCCCCCGCCGGGCGTTACCGAAGCGACACCATAG
- a CDS encoding KamA family radical SAM protein has translation MKPRYISSLDQIDGFGVHAPGDLSKITDTFAFRANEYYLSLINWQDTADPIRRLIIPCPEELEAWGRLDPSSEGSYTVSPGLQHKYRETALLLVSDLCGGLCRYCFRKRLFIKDGREVKKDVSAGLAYIREHPEITNVLLTGGDPLILPTGQLRGIIGELRRIDHVRIIRIGSKMPAFDPYRIVDDPSLLDLIREYSTEEKRIYIMAQFNHPRELSEIARQAIGLLQDAGAVIMNQTPLIRGINDDPEVLALLFKELSFIGVAPYYVFQCRPTVGNKTYAVPVEESYQIFEQARGSCSGLAKRARFVISHATGKIEVVGRTPEYTFFKYNQAADPANIGRFMVYKSNPEAYWFDDYTELVDEGQILE, from the coding sequence ATGAAGCCACGATACATCTCATCACTCGATCAGATCGACGGATTTGGCGTCCATGCGCCCGGCGATCTCTCAAAAATTACCGATACGTTTGCTTTTCGGGCGAACGAATACTACCTCTCGCTTATCAACTGGCAGGATACGGCCGATCCGATCCGCCGCCTTATCATCCCCTGTCCGGAGGAGCTCGAAGCGTGGGGGAGGCTCGATCCCTCGTCCGAAGGGTCGTATACCGTTTCGCCCGGACTGCAGCATAAATACCGGGAGACCGCTCTCCTGCTCGTGAGCGATCTCTGCGGCGGGCTCTGCCGCTACTGTTTCCGCAAACGCCTCTTCATCAAAGACGGACGCGAGGTGAAGAAGGATGTCTCGGCCGGGCTTGCCTATATCCGGGAGCATCCGGAGATCACGAACGTCCTCCTCACCGGCGGCGACCCGCTCATCCTGCCGACCGGGCAGCTTCGCGGGATCATCGGCGAGCTGCGGCGGATCGACCATGTCCGGATCATCAGGATAGGGTCGAAGATGCCGGCGTTTGATCCCTATCGGATCGTCGACGATCCCTCCCTCCTCGATCTCATCCGCGAGTACAGCACCGAGGAAAAGAGGATCTACATCATGGCGCAGTTCAACCACCCGCGGGAGCTCTCCGAGATCGCCCGGCAGGCGATCGGGCTTCTGCAGGATGCCGGCGCCGTTATCATGAACCAGACGCCCCTGATCCGCGGGATCAACGACGATCCGGAGGTGCTCGCCCTGCTCTTCAAGGAGCTCTCGTTCATCGGCGTCGCCCCCTACTACGTCTTCCAGTGCCGCCCGACCGTCGGCAACAAGACTTACGCCGTGCCGGTCGAGGAGTCGTACCAGATCTTCGAGCAGGCACGTGGCAGCTGCTCGGGCCTCGCGAAGCGTGCCCGGTTCGTGATATCCCATGCGACCGGCAAGATCGAGGTGGTGGGCAGGACACCGGAGTATACGTTCTTCAAGTATAACCAGGCGGCCGATCCTGCGAACATCGGGCGGTTTATGGTCTACAAGAGCAATCCGGAGGCATACTGGTTCGACGACTATACAGAGCTCGTCGACGAAGGGCAGATCCTTGAGTAG
- a CDS encoding Zn-ribbon domain-containing protein: MPHKCTQCGREFEDGSTKILKGCPSCGGKKFLYIREAHRHDDVLEEKTIEEIAEDTGADVLEVKPSGASRQVEVYDRVESIRILGPGSYELNIEKMAQSDEVVVRLDREGKYMVDILSMAKKKKE, translated from the coding sequence ATGCCTCACAAGTGTACGCAATGCGGCAGGGAGTTTGAAGACGGGTCGACGAAGATCCTGAAGGGATGTCCGAGTTGCGGCGGGAAGAAGTTCCTCTACATCCGCGAGGCGCACCGGCACGATGATGTGCTCGAGGAGAAGACCATCGAGGAGATCGCGGAGGATACCGGGGCGGATGTCCTTGAGGTGAAACCCTCCGGAGCCTCGCGGCAGGTTGAGGTCTACGACCGCGTCGAGAGTATCCGCATTCTCGGTCCCGGTTCGTACGAACTGAATATCGAGAAGATGGCGCAGAGCGACGAGGTCGTCGTCCGTCTCGACCGTGAGGGGAAATATATGGTGGATATCCTCTCAATGGCAAAGAAGAAGAAAGAATAG